In Pseudomonas fluorescens NCIMB 11764, a single window of DNA contains:
- a CDS encoding MmgE/PrpD family protein, with the protein MTERLQRLAQFCVDTRFEHLPPALVAQATRHILDTFGATLAGAGSDVAKQARQVFEGESGIARVWGTDVRVGAAQAAMLNGVAAHALELDDTGGCDHSGAVVLPAVMAAVSMSARPVSGRELITAVVIGYDVGRRVLEACGGYSAHNGAGWHSTATCGVFGAAAASGLILGLNAGQMVAALGIAGSFSGGLWAFIHDGSQSKKLHSGRAAEGGLLAARFALQGITGPTKLFDDVWGGFLKTLATGTAQPEALDADLGTVWKLARCSIKPYASCRGTHSAIDALGLLLERLQVNVDQVEDIQVSLCGFLQDMCGGQDVSTLAAAQMSLPYALAARLVHGHCRLEAYDDEQRGDPRIAQWMSRIRLEVDLRLSEDGEPVVSVQTVDGRQARLCVDPPLGAPGNPLSDEALEQKFFSLAGRVMPRSQAEELAEQLWRLEELESVRSLDRWLT; encoded by the coding sequence ATGACCGAACGCTTGCAAAGACTGGCACAGTTTTGCGTCGACACACGATTTGAACACTTGCCGCCGGCACTGGTGGCGCAAGCCACGCGGCATATTCTCGACACCTTTGGCGCTACGCTGGCCGGGGCTGGCAGCGATGTGGCAAAGCAGGCGCGGCAGGTGTTCGAGGGTGAAAGCGGCATCGCGCGGGTCTGGGGCACGGATGTGCGGGTCGGCGCCGCACAGGCCGCCATGCTCAACGGCGTCGCCGCCCATGCACTGGAACTGGACGACACTGGTGGCTGCGATCATTCCGGCGCGGTGGTGTTGCCGGCGGTGATGGCTGCGGTGTCGATGTCCGCTCGACCTGTCAGCGGTCGCGAGTTGATCACCGCCGTGGTCATCGGCTACGACGTCGGCCGCCGCGTGCTCGAAGCCTGCGGCGGTTACTCGGCGCACAACGGCGCCGGCTGGCACTCCACGGCGACCTGTGGCGTCTTCGGCGCGGCAGCCGCGAGTGGGCTCATTCTGGGGTTGAACGCCGGACAAATGGTGGCGGCACTCGGCATCGCCGGCAGTTTCAGTGGCGGATTGTGGGCCTTCATCCACGACGGCTCGCAAAGCAAAAAACTGCACAGCGGCCGAGCCGCCGAGGGTGGACTGCTCGCGGCGCGGTTTGCTCTGCAAGGCATCACGGGGCCGACGAAGTTATTCGATGACGTCTGGGGCGGGTTTCTAAAGACCCTGGCCACCGGGACGGCTCAACCTGAAGCGCTGGATGCGGATCTCGGGACTGTGTGGAAACTCGCTCGCTGTTCAATCAAGCCATATGCCTCATGCCGAGGGACACACTCGGCCATCGACGCCTTGGGACTGCTGCTGGAACGACTGCAGGTCAACGTCGATCAGGTCGAGGACATACAGGTCTCGCTGTGCGGTTTCCTGCAGGACATGTGCGGCGGTCAGGACGTGAGCACGCTGGCGGCCGCGCAGATGAGCCTGCCGTATGCCCTCGCCGCCCGGCTGGTGCATGGCCATTGTCGACTGGAAGCCTATGACGATGAACAGCGAGGCGATCCGCGGATTGCCCAGTGGATGTCGCGTATTCGCCTTGAAGTGGACCTGCGACTGTCAGAGGATGGCGAGCCCGTGGTGAGCGTGCAGACCGTGGACGGTCGGCAGGCCCGCCTTTGTGTCGATCCACCGTTGGGTGCGCCGGGTAATCCGTTGAGTGACGAGGCGCTGGAGCAGAAGTTTTTCAGTCTGGCCGGGCGGGTCATGCCGAGGTCGCAGGCTGAAGAATTGGCTGAGCAGTTGTGGCGGTTGGAAGAACTCGAATCGGTTCGGTCGCTGGATCGGTGGTTGACTTGA
- a CDS encoding MFS transporter: protein MATYSLVIRRLMIVSLTIVVSRAITSPLLTLFLSNKLGLNQQDVGLLLGIAVFIATLLALYGGYIIDRLEKRRLLILAMLSSAIGFVLLTFAENLYLTTLTLVITETASALFLIGSKAILSENLPMGQRAKAFSLRYTLTNIGYATGPMLGVVIAGVYPIAPFLIAGAIAFFSIFLMSGIPRDSAQTPAIGQPQSFLKTLITLKNDRTLIMFTCGCLLSTVVHGRFTLYLSQYLLVTHDSKRALETMAALLACNAISVILLQYQIGRFLKREQLRYWIAGGTSLFILGLIGFSLADSLVSWCVAMFIFTLGEMIIYPAEFLFVDTLAPEELRGSYYGAQNLAALGGALSPVICGFLLMHTPAPTMFYALSALTAMGGFLCFMSGRRVALHQN, encoded by the coding sequence GTGGCCACTTACTCGCTTGTTATCCGCCGCTTGATGATCGTCTCGCTGACCATCGTCGTCAGCCGCGCCATCACCAGCCCGTTGCTGACGCTGTTCCTGAGCAACAAGCTCGGCCTCAACCAACAGGACGTTGGCTTGCTGCTGGGCATCGCGGTGTTCATCGCCACCCTGCTCGCGCTCTACGGCGGGTACATTATCGACCGCCTCGAAAAACGTCGCTTGCTGATCCTCGCCATGCTCTCCAGCGCCATCGGTTTCGTGCTGCTGACCTTCGCCGAAAACCTGTATTTGACCACCCTCACCCTGGTGATCACTGAAACGGCGTCGGCGCTGTTCCTGATCGGGTCGAAGGCAATCCTCAGCGAAAACCTGCCCATGGGCCAGCGCGCCAAGGCCTTTTCACTGCGCTACACCCTGACCAACATCGGCTACGCCACCGGCCCGATGCTCGGCGTGGTGATTGCCGGGGTGTACCCGATTGCGCCGTTCCTGATTGCCGGCGCGATCGCGTTTTTCAGTATCTTTTTAATGAGCGGAATCCCCAGGGACTCGGCGCAGACGCCCGCGATCGGCCAGCCACAGAGTTTCCTGAAAACCCTGATCACCCTGAAAAACGACCGCACGCTGATCATGTTTACCTGCGGCTGTCTGCTCAGCACCGTCGTCCACGGGCGATTCACCCTGTACCTGTCGCAATACCTGCTGGTGACCCACGACTCCAAGCGCGCCCTGGAAACCATGGCCGCCCTGCTCGCTTGCAACGCCATCAGCGTGATCCTGCTGCAATACCAGATCGGGCGTTTCCTCAAGCGCGAACAACTGCGTTACTGGATTGCCGGTGGTACCAGCCTGTTCATCCTTGGCCTGATCGGCTTCAGCCTGGCTGACAGCCTGGTGTCGTGGTGCGTGGCGATGTTCATTTTCACTCTCGGTGAAATGATCATTTACCCCGCCGAATTCCTCTTCGTCGACACCCTGGCGCCCGAGGAATTGCGTGGCAGCTACTACGGCGCGCAGAACCTCGCCGCTCTCGGGGGCGCGCTCAGTCCAGTGATTTGCGGCTTCCTCCTGATGCACACGCCGGCGCCGACGATGTTTTATGCGCTGAGCGCACTGACGGCCATGGGTGGTTTCCTGTGTTTCATGAGTGGTCGTCGAGTCGCCTTACATCAAAATTAA
- a CDS encoding HPP family protein: protein MLARWLPAAINTRPSEWSRAAIGMALGTMFSVWLCSQVFGIEVAQHLIGPLGASAVLLFAVSSGALAQPWSILGGYLSAGVIALLVAHVLGRTLGSACLAAGMALILMCWLRCLHPPAGAVALTLVLADPATIALDWKALAPVMLGASTMLFSALVYNNLTRIRYPKRASEPVAVVPADHPPIDRQAITAEDLKLALAEMEAFFDVTPEDLEQLIHVSELHAKRRSIGDVFSRKG from the coding sequence ATGCTTGCTCGCTGGTTACCTGCCGCCATCAATACCCGCCCCTCGGAATGGAGCCGCGCTGCCATCGGCATGGCGTTGGGCACGATGTTCAGCGTCTGGCTCTGCTCCCAGGTTTTCGGCATCGAAGTCGCGCAGCACCTGATCGGACCGCTGGGTGCGTCGGCGGTGTTGCTGTTCGCGGTGTCCTCCGGGGCGCTGGCGCAACCCTGGTCGATACTCGGCGGCTACTTGAGTGCCGGGGTGATCGCGTTGCTGGTCGCCCATGTGCTTGGACGCACACTCGGCAGCGCGTGCCTGGCCGCGGGCATGGCACTGATCCTGATGTGCTGGCTGCGCTGCCTGCATCCGCCGGCCGGCGCAGTGGCCTTGACGTTGGTGCTGGCCGATCCGGCGACCATCGCCCTGGACTGGAAAGCCCTCGCCCCGGTGATGCTCGGCGCTTCGACGATGTTGTTCAGCGCCCTGGTTTATAACAACCTGACGCGCATTCGTTACCCCAAGCGCGCCAGTGAACCGGTGGCCGTAGTGCCTGCCGATCATCCGCCGATCGATCGCCAGGCCATCACCGCCGAGGATTTGAAACTGGCCCTGGCGGAAATGGAGGCCTTCTTCGACGTCACGCCTGAAGACCTTGAGCAATTGATTCACGTCAGTGAATTGCATGCCAAACGCCGCAGCATTGGGGATGTGTTTTCTCGAAAGGGTTGA
- a CDS encoding enoyl-CoA hydratase/isomerase family protein, with protein sequence MTAQVSSKGTSSMDATQYEVLAEVRNHIGHLTLNRPAGLNAITLDMVRHLHRQLDAWANDPQIHAVVLRGAGEKAFCAGGDIRSLYDSFKNGDTLHKDFFVEEYALDLAIHHYRKPVLALMDGFVLGGGMGLVQGADLRVVTEKSRLAMPEVAIGYFPDVGGSHFLPRVPGELGIYLGVSGVQIRAADALYCGLADWYLDSNKLEALDEHLDQLEWHDTPLKDLQGLLAQLAVQQLPDAPLSKLRPAIDHFFALPDVPSIVEQLREVTVADSHEWAMTTADLLESRSPLAMAVTLEMLRRGRHLSLEDCFALELHLDRQWFERGDLIEGVRALLIDKDKSPRWDPPTLQALDAKHVASFFTGFDRSGS encoded by the coding sequence ATGACTGCTCAGGTTTCATCGAAGGGGACTTCGTCCATGGATGCCACGCAATATGAAGTGCTGGCCGAGGTTCGCAACCACATCGGTCACCTGACCCTCAATCGCCCCGCCGGTCTCAACGCGATCACCCTGGACATGGTCCGCCACCTGCACCGCCAGCTCGACGCCTGGGCAAACGATCCGCAGATTCACGCCGTGGTTTTGCGCGGCGCAGGCGAGAAAGCCTTCTGTGCCGGCGGTGATATTCGCTCGCTGTATGACAGCTTCAAGAATGGCGACACGCTGCACAAAGATTTCTTTGTCGAGGAATACGCCCTCGACCTCGCTATCCACCATTACCGCAAACCCGTACTCGCCTTGATGGACGGTTTTGTCCTGGGCGGCGGCATGGGGCTGGTACAAGGGGCCGACTTGCGGGTGGTGACCGAGAAAAGCCGCCTGGCGATGCCGGAAGTGGCGATCGGTTACTTCCCGGATGTGGGCGGCAGTCACTTCCTGCCGCGCGTTCCCGGCGAACTGGGTATTTACCTCGGTGTCAGCGGCGTGCAGATTCGCGCAGCCGACGCCCTCTATTGCGGGTTGGCCGACTGGTACCTGGACAGCAACAAACTGGAGGCGCTGGACGAACACCTCGATCAGCTGGAATGGCACGACACGCCGCTAAAGGACCTGCAGGGCCTGTTGGCGCAACTCGCGGTGCAGCAATTGCCCGATGCGCCACTGAGCAAACTGCGCCCGGCCATCGATCACTTCTTCGCCCTCCCCGACGTCCCGAGTATTGTTGAACAACTGCGCGAAGTCACGGTTGCCGACAGCCATGAATGGGCGATGACCACGGCGGATCTGCTGGAAAGCCGTTCACCGCTGGCCATGGCTGTAACCCTCGAAATGCTGCGGCGCGGCCGGCACTTGAGCCTGGAAGACTGCTTCGCCCTCGAGCTGCACCTGGACCGTCAGTGGTTCGAGCGCGGCGACCTGATTGAAGGCGTGCGCGCCTTGCTGATCGACAAAGACAAGAGCCCGCGCTGGGACCCGCCGACCTTGCAGGCGCTGGACGCCAAGCACGTCGCGAGTTTCTTCACAGGGTTTGACCGGAGCGGGAGCTGA
- a CDS encoding acyl-CoA dehydrogenase family protein, producing the protein MHDIELSEEQVMIRDMARDFARGEIAPHAQAWEKAGWIDDGLVAKMGELGLLGMVVPEEWGGTYVDYVAYALAVEEISAGDGATGALMSIHNSVGCGPVMNYGTDEQKQTWLPDLASGKAIGCFCLTEPQAGSEAHNLRTRAELHDGQWVINGAKQFVSNGKRAKLAIVFAVTDPDLGKRGISAFLVPTDTTGFIVDRTEHKMGIRASDTCAVTLSNCTIPEANLLGERGKGLAIALSNLEGGRIGIAAQALGIARAAFEAALAYSRDRVQFDKPIIEHQSIANMLADMHTRLNAARLLILHAARLRSAGKPCLSEASQAKLFASEMAEKVCSSAMQIHGGYGYLEDYPVERYYRDARITQIYEGSSEIQRMVIARELKNYQV; encoded by the coding sequence ATGCACGATATCGAATTGAGCGAAGAACAAGTCATGATCCGCGACATGGCCCGGGATTTTGCCCGCGGCGAAATCGCGCCCCACGCGCAGGCCTGGGAAAAGGCCGGCTGGATCGATGACGGCCTGGTGGCGAAGATGGGTGAACTCGGCCTGCTGGGCATGGTGGTGCCCGAGGAATGGGGCGGCACTTATGTCGATTACGTCGCCTACGCCCTGGCGGTGGAAGAGATTTCCGCCGGTGACGGCGCCACGGGCGCACTCATGAGCATCCACAATTCCGTGGGTTGCGGGCCGGTCATGAACTACGGCACCGACGAACAGAAACAGACCTGGTTGCCGGACCTGGCCAGCGGCAAGGCCATCGGCTGCTTCTGCCTGACCGAGCCACAAGCCGGCTCCGAAGCGCACAACCTGCGCACCCGCGCCGAACTGCACGACGGCCAGTGGGTGATCAACGGCGCCAAGCAATTTGTCAGCAACGGCAAACGGGCGAAACTGGCAATCGTGTTTGCCGTGACGGACCCGGATCTGGGCAAGCGCGGTATATCAGCGTTTCTGGTGCCAACCGATACCACCGGTTTCATCGTGGATCGCACCGAACACAAGATGGGCATTCGCGCTTCCGATACCTGCGCGGTGACCCTGAGCAACTGCACGATTCCCGAAGCCAACCTGTTGGGCGAACGCGGTAAAGGCCTGGCCATTGCCCTCTCCAACCTCGAAGGCGGGCGCATCGGCATCGCCGCGCAGGCGCTGGGCATCGCCCGTGCCGCGTTCGAAGCGGCGCTGGCCTATTCCCGTGATCGGGTGCAGTTCGACAAGCCGATCATCGAACACCAGAGCATCGCCAACATGCTGGCCGACATGCACACCCGGCTGAATGCTGCACGGTTGCTGATCCTGCATGCCGCGCGCTTGCGCAGTGCCGGCAAGCCGTGTCTCTCGGAGGCTTCGCAGGCCAAGCTGTTTGCCTCGGAAATGGCCGAAAAGGTCTGCTCGTCAGCGATGCAGATTCATGGCGGGTACGGGTATCTGGAGGATTACCCGGTGGAGCGTTACTACCGGGATGCACGGATTACGCAGATTTATGAAGGGTCGAGCGAGATACAGCGAATGGTGATTGCCCGGGAGCTCAAGAACTACCAGGTGTGA
- a CDS encoding enoyl-CoA hydratase: MSYETILLETHGRVGLITLNRPQALNALNAQIVSELNHALDGLEADSNIGCIVLTGSKKAFAAGADIKEMAELTYPQIYLDDLFSDSDRVANRRKPIIAAVNGFALGGGCELALMCDFILAGDNAKFGQPEINLGVLPGMGGTQRLTRAVGKAKAMEMCLSGRLIDAVEAERCGIVARIVPADELLEEALKVATLIARKSLPIAMMVKESVNRAFEVSLSEGVRFERRVFHAAFATQDQKEGMAAFIAKREAEFVGK; this comes from the coding sequence ATGAGTTACGAAACGATTTTGCTGGAAACCCACGGCCGTGTCGGCCTGATCACCCTGAACCGTCCGCAGGCGCTGAACGCGTTGAACGCGCAGATCGTCAGCGAGCTGAACCACGCCCTCGATGGCCTGGAAGCGGATTCGAACATCGGTTGCATCGTGCTGACCGGCTCGAAGAAAGCCTTCGCCGCCGGTGCCGACATCAAGGAAATGGCTGAGCTGACCTACCCGCAGATCTACCTCGATGATCTGTTCAGCGACAGTGATCGCGTGGCTAACCGCCGTAAGCCGATCATCGCTGCGGTCAACGGTTTTGCCCTGGGCGGCGGCTGCGAGCTGGCGTTGATGTGCGATTTCATCCTGGCGGGTGACAACGCGAAGTTCGGTCAACCGGAAATCAACCTCGGCGTGCTGCCGGGCATGGGCGGCACCCAGCGCCTGACTCGCGCAGTCGGAAAAGCCAAGGCGATGGAAATGTGCCTGAGCGGGCGTTTGATCGATGCGGTGGAAGCGGAGCGTTGCGGGATTGTCGCGCGTATCGTTCCGGCGGATGAATTGCTGGAGGAAGCGCTGAAAGTCGCGACGTTGATCGCCAGGAAGTCGCTGCCGATTGCGATGATGGTCAAGGAAAGCGTCAACCGCGCGTTTGAGGTGAGCCTGTCGGAAGGCGTGCGCTTTGAGCGTCGGGTGTTCCATGCGGCATTTGCGACGCAGGATCAGAAGGAAGGGATGGCGGCGTTTATTGCCAAGCGTGAGGCGGAGTTCGTCGGCAAGTAA
- a CDS encoding acyl-CoA dehydrogenase, producing MIPNDDQQQIRDMARQFAQERLKPFAAEWDREHRFPKEAIGEMADLGFFGMLVPEQWGGCDTGYLAYAMALEEIAAGDGACSTIMSVHNSVGCVPILNYGNDDQKERFLKPLASGAMLGAFALTEPQAGSDASGLKTRARLEGDHYVLNGCKQFITSGQNAGVVIVFAVTDPSAGKRGITALIVPTDSPGYKVARVEDKLGQHASDTCQILFEDVKVPVANRLGEEGEGYRIALANLEGGRVGIASQSVGMARAAFEAARDYARERESFGKPIIEHQAVAFRLADMATQIAVARQMVHYAAALRDSGKPALVEASMAKLFASEMAEKVCSAALQTLGGYGYLNDFPLERIYRDVRVCQIYEGTSDIQRMVISRSL from the coding sequence ATGATTCCCAATGACGACCAACAACAGATCCGCGACATGGCCCGGCAGTTTGCCCAGGAACGCCTGAAACCGTTCGCCGCCGAGTGGGATCGCGAGCACCGTTTCCCCAAGGAAGCCATCGGCGAGATGGCCGATCTGGGTTTCTTCGGCATGCTGGTGCCGGAACAGTGGGGCGGTTGTGACACCGGTTACCTGGCCTACGCCATGGCGCTGGAAGAGATCGCCGCGGGCGACGGCGCCTGCTCGACCATCATGAGCGTGCACAATTCGGTCGGTTGCGTGCCGATCCTCAACTACGGCAACGACGATCAGAAAGAGCGCTTTCTGAAACCGCTGGCCAGCGGTGCGATGCTCGGCGCTTTCGCGTTGACCGAACCGCAAGCCGGTTCCGATGCCAGCGGTTTGAAAACCCGCGCCCGTCTCGAGGGCGATCACTACGTTCTCAACGGCTGCAAGCAGTTCATCACCTCCGGGCAGAACGCCGGGGTGGTGATCGTGTTTGCGGTGACGGACCCGAGTGCCGGCAAACGCGGGATCACCGCGCTGATCGTGCCCACCGATTCGCCAGGCTATAAAGTCGCCCGCGTCGAAGACAAGCTCGGCCAGCATGCCTCCGACACCTGCCAGATTCTGTTCGAAGACGTCAAAGTACCGGTGGCCAATCGCTTGGGCGAGGAGGGCGAAGGTTACCGGATCGCCCTCGCCAACCTCGAAGGCGGCCGCGTTGGCATCGCCTCACAATCGGTGGGCATGGCCCGCGCCGCGTTTGAAGCGGCCCGGGACTACGCACGTGAGCGCGAGAGTTTCGGCAAACCGATCATTGAACACCAGGCCGTCGCGTTCCGTCTGGCCGACATGGCAACCCAGATCGCCGTCGCCCGGCAGATGGTGCATTACGCCGCGGCATTGCGTGACAGCGGCAAACCGGCGTTGGTAGAAGCCTCCATGGCCAAACTTTTCGCCTCGGAAATGGCTGAAAAGGTATGCTCCGCCGCGTTGCAAACCCTCGGCGGTTACGGTTACCTGAACGACTTCCCGCTCGAGCGGATCTACCGCGACGTGCGGGTCTGCCAGATCTACGAAGGCACCAGTGATATTCAGCGCATGGTCATTTCGCGCAGTCTCTAA